A portion of the Channa argus isolate prfri chromosome 19, Channa argus male v1.0, whole genome shotgun sequence genome contains these proteins:
- the LOC137104501 gene encoding F-box/LRR-repeat protein 7-like isoform X7, with the protein MKLAGLFRQYNIPGDKYTSFALFLKKQTFFFSFYHLRPLVFCFYTNLLLPFCPSKVKLKLFTSLQSLWKDLQLMSLLPREPKDSHAQLDMINNGRIGCLMAGKQDCPPTIQFYINPADVKQTSDSPFAFKEMEAVVQTAQVTLGVSDVNHKLQMASVIPQPPQLDAQGNPVFLPLNEVPNETLPACFLLKLQPAVPVTVSFVKKLSEITDVTMLDVDLQWAPLPKLLMRGSLSANSHEETLHDGDPIFTVSLFGGVMHRYIFPGAAWDAPERKGTAMDSIPFTHPAHVPPILELLRQQCAFNILLSSCITPQLVSSAGLVCNLHFEVLLESDTSFSVTFQQPDTDNLAVCKGSSSISSDISSSTDHTPTKAPKNVATSEGLDSSTRTLSTPSPGLILPSKSSSLSSPALSSNGHETNSSSSSSAPAETVAVVHPQPGTHTRSRQSKAHSHAPIDLLPDHTLLQIFSHLPTNQLCRCARVCRRWYNLAWDPRLWSTIRLTGELLHADRAIRVLTHRLCQDTPNVCLTLETVVVNGCKRLTDRGLHVVAQCCPELRRLEVAGCYNISNEAVFEVVSRCPNLEHLNLSGCSKVTCISLTQEASLQLSPLHGQQISIHYLDMTDCFSLEDEGLRTIAYHCPRLTHLYLRRCTRLTDEALRHLALHCPSIKELSLSDCRLVGDFGLREVARLEGCLRYLSVAHCTRITDVGMRYVARYCPRLRYLNARGCEGLTDHGLGHLARSCPKLKSLDVGKCPLVSDSGLEQLAMYCQGLRRVSLRACESVTGRGLKALAANCCELQLLNVQDCEVSPEALRFVRRHCRRCVIEHTNPAFY; encoded by the exons ATGAAATTGGCAGGCCTCTTCAGGCAGTACAACATCCCTGGAGACAAGTACACGtcttttgcattgtttttaaaaaaacaaactttttttttttccttctatcaTTTGAGGCCactagtattttgtttttatactaaTCTATTGCTGCCTTTTTGCCCAAgtaaagtcaaattaaaactgTTTACATCTCTACAATCCCTCTGGAAAGACTTGCAGCTCATGTCACTTTTGCCAAG GGAACCTAAGGACAGTCACGCCCAATTGGACATGATTAACAATGGCCGGATTGGGTGTCTAATGGCTGGAAAACAGG attgTCCTCCGACTATCCAGTTCTATATCAACCCAGCTGATGTAAAGCAAACTTCAGATTCAC CTTTTGCATTTAAAGAGATGGAGGCGGTTGTTCAGACAGCCCAGGTGACTTTGGGTGTCAGCGACGTGAATCACAAGCTTCAGATGGCTTCTGTGATCCCACAGCCTCCACAGCTGGATGCCCAGGG CAACCCTGTGTTCCTGCCATTGAATGAAGTGCCAAATGAGACTCTGCCGGCCTGTTTCCTGCTCAAACTGCAGCCAGCAGTACCAGTGACGGTGTCTTTTGTTAAGAAGCTCAGTGAAATTACAG ATGTGACTATGCTAGATGTTGACCTGCAGTGGGCGCCTTTACCCAAACTTCTGATGAGGGGTTCACTGAGTGCAAACAGCCATGAGGAGACATTACATGACGGGGATCCTATTTTTACAGTG TCTCTCTTCGGGGGTGTAATGCACCGTTATATTTTCCCTGGAGCTGCATGGGATGCACCTGAGCGTAAAGGCACAGCAATGGACAGCATTCCCTTCACCCACCCTGCCCATGTCCCACCTATACTGGAGCTGCTGCGCCAACAGTGTGCTTTTAACATTCTGCTGAGCAGCTGTATTACTCCTCAGCTTGTCAGTTCAG CAGGTCTAGTCTGTAACCTGCACTTTGAAGTCCTTCTGGAGTCTGACACAAGCTTTTCTGTGACCTTCCAGCAGCCTGACACAGACAACCTCGCTGTTT GTAAAGGGAGCTCAAGCATCTCTTCTGACATAAGTTCGAGCACAGATCACACACCAACTAAAGCTCCAAAGAATGTGGCTACCAGCGAAG GTCTAGACTCCAGCACAAGGACTTTGAGCACCCCGAGCCCTGGTCTGATCCTGCCGTCTAagtcctcctctctctcctcacctgcCCTTTCCAGCAACGGCCATGAGACcaactcctcctcttcctcctctgctcccgCCGAGACGGTCGCCGTGGTCCACCCTCAGCCCGGCACCCACACTCGTTCCCGCCAGTCCAAAGCCCACTCACACGCGCCCATTGACCTCCTCCCTGATCACACCCTCCTGCAGATCTTTTCCCATCTCCCCACCAATCAGCTGTGCCGGTGCGCACGCGTATGCCGTCGTTGGTACAACCTGGCATGGGACCCGAGGCTGTGGAGCACCATCCGACTAACGGGAGAGCTGCTCCATGCCGACCGTGCCATCAGGGTCCTGACTCACCGGCTGTGCCAGGACACCCCAAATGTGTGTCTGACTCTAGAGACGGTGGTGGTGAATGGCTGCAAGAGGCTCACTGACCGGGGGCTGCACGTGGTGGCTCAGTGCTGCCCAGAGCTGCGGCGCCTGGAGGTCGCTGGCTGTTATAACATCTCCAATGAGGCTGTGTTTGAAGTGGTGTCCCGCTGCCCCAACCTGGAACACCTGAACCTCTCAG GCTGCTCTAAGGTGACGTGTATCAGCCTTACCCAGGAGGCCTCACTCCAGCTGTCCCCTCTGCACGGCCAGCAGATCTCCATTCACTATCTGGACATGACCGACTGCTTTTCCCTTGAGGATGAGGGCCTGCGAACTATCGCTTACCACTGCCCTCGCCTCACACATCTCTATTTGCGCCGCTGCAccagactgacagatgaagcCCTGCGCCACCTGGCTCTCCACTGCCCCTCGATAAAAGAGCTGAGTCTCAGTGACTGTCGCCTGGTTGGGGACTTTGGCCTCCGTGAAGTGGCCCGACTGGAGGGCTGCCTGCGCTACCTGAGTGTGGCCCACTGCACCCGCATTACAGATGTGGGCATGCGTTATGTGGCTCGCTACTGCCCAAGACTGCGCTACCTGAATGCCAGGGGTTGCGAGGGGCTGACAGATCACGGTCTTGGCCACCTGGCTAGGAGCTGTCCTAAACTCAAGTCTCTGGATGTGGGCAAGTGCCCGCTGGTGTCAGACAGTGGACTGGAGCAGCTGGCTATGTATTGCCAAGGCCTGAGGCGCGTGAGTCTCAGGGCGTGCGAGAGCGTAACAGGCCGAGGACTCAAAGCTCTGGCGGCCAACTGCTGCGAGCTGCAGCTTCTCAACGTGCAGGACTGTGAGGTGTCGCCAGAGGCTCTGCGGTTTGTGAGACGCCACTGCCGGCGCTGCGTCATCGAGCACACAAACCCTGCTTTCTACTGA
- the LOC137104501 gene encoding mediator of RNA polymerase II transcription subunit 1-like isoform X1, whose product MKGQSIISNLHAKFAEKSWNETFQLVRRCMEKPRDKSKPCEPLVRTLQRLQEGLDVSSVNTMRSRLEMIAKQQGMGFHITDDTCYLTADLFYLEVVLLPCGGVEEVKVAPHGGSPAPSESLRQLLRLKNFAAFSMKLAGLFRQYNIPGDKYTSFALFLKKQTFFFSFYHLRPLVFCFYTNLLLPFCPSKVKLKLFTSLQSLWKDLQLMSLLPREPKDSHAQLDMINNGRIGCLMAGKQDCPPTIQFYINPADVKQTSDSPFAFKEMEAVVQTAQVTLGVSDVNHKLQMASVIPQPPQLDAQGNPVFLPLNEVPNETLPACFLLKLQPAVPVTVSFVKKLSEITDVTMLDVDLQWAPLPKLLMRGSLSANSHEETLHDGDPIFTVSLFGGVMHRYIFPGAAWDAPERKGTAMDSIPFTHPAHVPPILELLRQQCAFNILLSSCITPQLVSSAGLVCNLHFEVLLESDTSFSVTFQQPDTDNLAVCKGSSSISSDISSSTDHTPTKAPKNVATSEGLDSSTRTLSTPSPGLILPSKSSSLSSPALSSNGHETNSSSSSSAPAETVAVVHPQPGTHTRSRQSKAHSHAPIDLLPDHTLLQIFSHLPTNQLCRCARVCRRWYNLAWDPRLWSTIRLTGELLHADRAIRVLTHRLCQDTPNVCLTLETVVVNGCKRLTDRGLHVVAQCCPELRRLEVAGCYNISNEAVFEVVSRCPNLEHLNLSGCSKVTCISLTQEASLQLSPLHGQQISIHYLDMTDCFSLEDEGLRTIAYHCPRLTHLYLRRCTRLTDEALRHLALHCPSIKELSLSDCRLVGDFGLREVARLEGCLRYLSVAHCTRITDVGMRYVARYCPRLRYLNARGCEGLTDHGLGHLARSCPKLKSLDVGKCPLVSDSGLEQLAMYCQGLRRVSLRACESVTGRGLKALAANCCELQLLNVQDCEVSPEALRFVRRHCRRCVIEHTNPAFY is encoded by the exons ATGAAGGGACAGTCCATCATCTCTAACCTGCACGCGAAGTTTGCAGAGAAGTCATGGAACGAGACTTTTCAGCTTGTCCGCAGATGCATG GAGAAACCCAGAGATAAATCCAAACCCTGCGAGCCACTAGTTAGAACCCTGCAAAGGCTCCAGGAGGGGTTGGATG TGTCCTCCGTGAATACCATGAGGTCTCGTTTGGAAATGATTGCCAAACAACAAGG GATGGGTTTTCACATTACTGATGACACATGCTACTTGACAGCAGACTTGTTCTACTTGGAGGTGGTGTTGCTGCCATGTGGTGgggtggaggaggtgaaggtggCCCCACATGGAGGATCTCCTGCT CCCAGTGAGAGCCTTCGACAACTGCTGAG GTTGAAGAATTTTGCTGCCTTCTCCATGAAATTGGCAGGCCTCTTCAGGCAGTACAACATCCCTGGAGACAAGTACACGtcttttgcattgtttttaaaaaaacaaactttttttttttccttctatcaTTTGAGGCCactagtattttgtttttatactaaTCTATTGCTGCCTTTTTGCCCAAgtaaagtcaaattaaaactgTTTACATCTCTACAATCCCTCTGGAAAGACTTGCAGCTCATGTCACTTTTGCCAAG GGAACCTAAGGACAGTCACGCCCAATTGGACATGATTAACAATGGCCGGATTGGGTGTCTAATGGCTGGAAAACAGG attgTCCTCCGACTATCCAGTTCTATATCAACCCAGCTGATGTAAAGCAAACTTCAGATTCAC CTTTTGCATTTAAAGAGATGGAGGCGGTTGTTCAGACAGCCCAGGTGACTTTGGGTGTCAGCGACGTGAATCACAAGCTTCAGATGGCTTCTGTGATCCCACAGCCTCCACAGCTGGATGCCCAGGG CAACCCTGTGTTCCTGCCATTGAATGAAGTGCCAAATGAGACTCTGCCGGCCTGTTTCCTGCTCAAACTGCAGCCAGCAGTACCAGTGACGGTGTCTTTTGTTAAGAAGCTCAGTGAAATTACAG ATGTGACTATGCTAGATGTTGACCTGCAGTGGGCGCCTTTACCCAAACTTCTGATGAGGGGTTCACTGAGTGCAAACAGCCATGAGGAGACATTACATGACGGGGATCCTATTTTTACAGTG TCTCTCTTCGGGGGTGTAATGCACCGTTATATTTTCCCTGGAGCTGCATGGGATGCACCTGAGCGTAAAGGCACAGCAATGGACAGCATTCCCTTCACCCACCCTGCCCATGTCCCACCTATACTGGAGCTGCTGCGCCAACAGTGTGCTTTTAACATTCTGCTGAGCAGCTGTATTACTCCTCAGCTTGTCAGTTCAG CAGGTCTAGTCTGTAACCTGCACTTTGAAGTCCTTCTGGAGTCTGACACAAGCTTTTCTGTGACCTTCCAGCAGCCTGACACAGACAACCTCGCTGTTT GTAAAGGGAGCTCAAGCATCTCTTCTGACATAAGTTCGAGCACAGATCACACACCAACTAAAGCTCCAAAGAATGTGGCTACCAGCGAAG GTCTAGACTCCAGCACAAGGACTTTGAGCACCCCGAGCCCTGGTCTGATCCTGCCGTCTAagtcctcctctctctcctcacctgcCCTTTCCAGCAACGGCCATGAGACcaactcctcctcttcctcctctgctcccgCCGAGACGGTCGCCGTGGTCCACCCTCAGCCCGGCACCCACACTCGTTCCCGCCAGTCCAAAGCCCACTCACACGCGCCCATTGACCTCCTCCCTGATCACACCCTCCTGCAGATCTTTTCCCATCTCCCCACCAATCAGCTGTGCCGGTGCGCACGCGTATGCCGTCGTTGGTACAACCTGGCATGGGACCCGAGGCTGTGGAGCACCATCCGACTAACGGGAGAGCTGCTCCATGCCGACCGTGCCATCAGGGTCCTGACTCACCGGCTGTGCCAGGACACCCCAAATGTGTGTCTGACTCTAGAGACGGTGGTGGTGAATGGCTGCAAGAGGCTCACTGACCGGGGGCTGCACGTGGTGGCTCAGTGCTGCCCAGAGCTGCGGCGCCTGGAGGTCGCTGGCTGTTATAACATCTCCAATGAGGCTGTGTTTGAAGTGGTGTCCCGCTGCCCCAACCTGGAACACCTGAACCTCTCAG GCTGCTCTAAGGTGACGTGTATCAGCCTTACCCAGGAGGCCTCACTCCAGCTGTCCCCTCTGCACGGCCAGCAGATCTCCATTCACTATCTGGACATGACCGACTGCTTTTCCCTTGAGGATGAGGGCCTGCGAACTATCGCTTACCACTGCCCTCGCCTCACACATCTCTATTTGCGCCGCTGCAccagactgacagatgaagcCCTGCGCCACCTGGCTCTCCACTGCCCCTCGATAAAAGAGCTGAGTCTCAGTGACTGTCGCCTGGTTGGGGACTTTGGCCTCCGTGAAGTGGCCCGACTGGAGGGCTGCCTGCGCTACCTGAGTGTGGCCCACTGCACCCGCATTACAGATGTGGGCATGCGTTATGTGGCTCGCTACTGCCCAAGACTGCGCTACCTGAATGCCAGGGGTTGCGAGGGGCTGACAGATCACGGTCTTGGCCACCTGGCTAGGAGCTGTCCTAAACTCAAGTCTCTGGATGTGGGCAAGTGCCCGCTGGTGTCAGACAGTGGACTGGAGCAGCTGGCTATGTATTGCCAAGGCCTGAGGCGCGTGAGTCTCAGGGCGTGCGAGAGCGTAACAGGCCGAGGACTCAAAGCTCTGGCGGCCAACTGCTGCGAGCTGCAGCTTCTCAACGTGCAGGACTGTGAGGTGTCGCCAGAGGCTCTGCGGTTTGTGAGACGCCACTGCCGGCGCTGCGTCATCGAGCACACAAACCCTGCTTTCTACTGA
- the LOC137104501 gene encoding F-box/LRR-repeat protein 7-like isoform X8, with protein MKGQSIISNLHAKFAEKSWNETFQLVRRCMEKPRDKSKPCEPLVRTLQRLQEGLDVSSVNTMRSRLEMIAKQQGLVLLGGGVAAMWWGGGGEGGPTWRISCYCPPTIQFYINPADVKQTSDSPFAFKEMEAVVQTAQVTLGVSDVNHKLQMASVIPQPPQLDAQGNPVFLPLNEVPNETLPACFLLKLQPAVPVTVSFVKKLSEITDVTMLDVDLQWAPLPKLLMRGSLSANSHEETLHDGDPIFTVSLFGGVMHRYIFPGAAWDAPERKGTAMDSIPFTHPAHVPPILELLRQQCAFNILLSSCITPQLVSSAGLVCNLHFEVLLESDTSFSVTFQQPDTDNLAVCKGSSSISSDISSSTDHTPTKAPKNVATSEGLDSSTRTLSTPSPGLILPSKSSSLSSPALSSNGHETNSSSSSSAPAETVAVVHPQPGTHTRSRQSKAHSHAPIDLLPDHTLLQIFSHLPTNQLCRCARVCRRWYNLAWDPRLWSTIRLTGELLHADRAIRVLTHRLCQDTPNVCLTLETVVVNGCKRLTDRGLHVVAQCCPELRRLEVAGCYNISNEAVFEVVSRCPNLEHLNLSGCSKVTCISLTQEASLQLSPLHGQQISIHYLDMTDCFSLEDEGLRTIAYHCPRLTHLYLRRCTRLTDEALRHLALHCPSIKELSLSDCRLVGDFGLREVARLEGCLRYLSVAHCTRITDVGMRYVARYCPRLRYLNARGCEGLTDHGLGHLARSCPKLKSLDVGKCPLVSDSGLEQLAMYCQGLRRVSLRACESVTGRGLKALAANCCELQLLNVQDCEVSPEALRFVRRHCRRCVIEHTNPAFY; from the exons ATGAAGGGACAGTCCATCATCTCTAACCTGCACGCGAAGTTTGCAGAGAAGTCATGGAACGAGACTTTTCAGCTTGTCCGCAGATGCATG GAGAAACCCAGAGATAAATCCAAACCCTGCGAGCCACTAGTTAGAACCCTGCAAAGGCTCCAGGAGGGGTTGGATG TGTCCTCCGTGAATACCATGAGGTCTCGTTTGGAAATGATTGCCAAACAACAAGG ACTTGTTCTACTTGGAGGTGGTGTTGCTGCCATGTGGTGgggtggaggaggtgaaggtggCCCCACATGGAGGATCTCCTGCT attgTCCTCCGACTATCCAGTTCTATATCAACCCAGCTGATGTAAAGCAAACTTCAGATTCAC CTTTTGCATTTAAAGAGATGGAGGCGGTTGTTCAGACAGCCCAGGTGACTTTGGGTGTCAGCGACGTGAATCACAAGCTTCAGATGGCTTCTGTGATCCCACAGCCTCCACAGCTGGATGCCCAGGG CAACCCTGTGTTCCTGCCATTGAATGAAGTGCCAAATGAGACTCTGCCGGCCTGTTTCCTGCTCAAACTGCAGCCAGCAGTACCAGTGACGGTGTCTTTTGTTAAGAAGCTCAGTGAAATTACAG ATGTGACTATGCTAGATGTTGACCTGCAGTGGGCGCCTTTACCCAAACTTCTGATGAGGGGTTCACTGAGTGCAAACAGCCATGAGGAGACATTACATGACGGGGATCCTATTTTTACAGTG TCTCTCTTCGGGGGTGTAATGCACCGTTATATTTTCCCTGGAGCTGCATGGGATGCACCTGAGCGTAAAGGCACAGCAATGGACAGCATTCCCTTCACCCACCCTGCCCATGTCCCACCTATACTGGAGCTGCTGCGCCAACAGTGTGCTTTTAACATTCTGCTGAGCAGCTGTATTACTCCTCAGCTTGTCAGTTCAG CAGGTCTAGTCTGTAACCTGCACTTTGAAGTCCTTCTGGAGTCTGACACAAGCTTTTCTGTGACCTTCCAGCAGCCTGACACAGACAACCTCGCTGTTT GTAAAGGGAGCTCAAGCATCTCTTCTGACATAAGTTCGAGCACAGATCACACACCAACTAAAGCTCCAAAGAATGTGGCTACCAGCGAAG GTCTAGACTCCAGCACAAGGACTTTGAGCACCCCGAGCCCTGGTCTGATCCTGCCGTCTAagtcctcctctctctcctcacctgcCCTTTCCAGCAACGGCCATGAGACcaactcctcctcttcctcctctgctcccgCCGAGACGGTCGCCGTGGTCCACCCTCAGCCCGGCACCCACACTCGTTCCCGCCAGTCCAAAGCCCACTCACACGCGCCCATTGACCTCCTCCCTGATCACACCCTCCTGCAGATCTTTTCCCATCTCCCCACCAATCAGCTGTGCCGGTGCGCACGCGTATGCCGTCGTTGGTACAACCTGGCATGGGACCCGAGGCTGTGGAGCACCATCCGACTAACGGGAGAGCTGCTCCATGCCGACCGTGCCATCAGGGTCCTGACTCACCGGCTGTGCCAGGACACCCCAAATGTGTGTCTGACTCTAGAGACGGTGGTGGTGAATGGCTGCAAGAGGCTCACTGACCGGGGGCTGCACGTGGTGGCTCAGTGCTGCCCAGAGCTGCGGCGCCTGGAGGTCGCTGGCTGTTATAACATCTCCAATGAGGCTGTGTTTGAAGTGGTGTCCCGCTGCCCCAACCTGGAACACCTGAACCTCTCAG GCTGCTCTAAGGTGACGTGTATCAGCCTTACCCAGGAGGCCTCACTCCAGCTGTCCCCTCTGCACGGCCAGCAGATCTCCATTCACTATCTGGACATGACCGACTGCTTTTCCCTTGAGGATGAGGGCCTGCGAACTATCGCTTACCACTGCCCTCGCCTCACACATCTCTATTTGCGCCGCTGCAccagactgacagatgaagcCCTGCGCCACCTGGCTCTCCACTGCCCCTCGATAAAAGAGCTGAGTCTCAGTGACTGTCGCCTGGTTGGGGACTTTGGCCTCCGTGAAGTGGCCCGACTGGAGGGCTGCCTGCGCTACCTGAGTGTGGCCCACTGCACCCGCATTACAGATGTGGGCATGCGTTATGTGGCTCGCTACTGCCCAAGACTGCGCTACCTGAATGCCAGGGGTTGCGAGGGGCTGACAGATCACGGTCTTGGCCACCTGGCTAGGAGCTGTCCTAAACTCAAGTCTCTGGATGTGGGCAAGTGCCCGCTGGTGTCAGACAGTGGACTGGAGCAGCTGGCTATGTATTGCCAAGGCCTGAGGCGCGTGAGTCTCAGGGCGTGCGAGAGCGTAACAGGCCGAGGACTCAAAGCTCTGGCGGCCAACTGCTGCGAGCTGCAGCTTCTCAACGTGCAGGACTGTGAGGTGTCGCCAGAGGCTCTGCGGTTTGTGAGACGCCACTGCCGGCGCTGCGTCATCGAGCACACAAACCCTGCTTTCTACTGA
- the LOC137104501 gene encoding F-box/LRR-repeat protein 7-like isoform X4 — protein sequence MKGQSIISNLHAKFAEKSWNETFQLVRRCMEKPRDKSKPCEPLVRTLQRLQEGLDVSSVNTMRSRLEMIAKQQGMGFHITDDTCYLTADLFYLEVVLLPCGGVEEVKVAPHGGSPAPSESLRQLLRLKNFAAFSMKLAGLFRQYNIPGDNKVKLKLFTSLQSLWKDLQLMSLLPREPKDSHAQLDMINNGRIGCLMAGKQDCPPTIQFYINPADVKQTSDSPFAFKEMEAVVQTAQVTLGVSDVNHKLQMASVIPQPPQLDAQGNPVFLPLNEVPNETLPACFLLKLQPAVPVTVSFVKKLSEITDVTMLDVDLQWAPLPKLLMRGSLSANSHEETLHDGDPIFTVSLFGGVMHRYIFPGAAWDAPERKGTAMDSIPFTHPAHVPPILELLRQQCAFNILLSSCITPQLVSSAGLVCNLHFEVLLESDTSFSVTFQQPDTDNLAVCKGSSSISSDISSSTDHTPTKAPKNVATSEGLDSSTRTLSTPSPGLILPSKSSSLSSPALSSNGHETNSSSSSSAPAETVAVVHPQPGTHTRSRQSKAHSHAPIDLLPDHTLLQIFSHLPTNQLCRCARVCRRWYNLAWDPRLWSTIRLTGELLHADRAIRVLTHRLCQDTPNVCLTLETVVVNGCKRLTDRGLHVVAQCCPELRRLEVAGCYNISNEAVFEVVSRCPNLEHLNLSGCSKVTCISLTQEASLQLSPLHGQQISIHYLDMTDCFSLEDEGLRTIAYHCPRLTHLYLRRCTRLTDEALRHLALHCPSIKELSLSDCRLVGDFGLREVARLEGCLRYLSVAHCTRITDVGMRYVARYCPRLRYLNARGCEGLTDHGLGHLARSCPKLKSLDVGKCPLVSDSGLEQLAMYCQGLRRVSLRACESVTGRGLKALAANCCELQLLNVQDCEVSPEALRFVRRHCRRCVIEHTNPAFY from the exons ATGAAGGGACAGTCCATCATCTCTAACCTGCACGCGAAGTTTGCAGAGAAGTCATGGAACGAGACTTTTCAGCTTGTCCGCAGATGCATG GAGAAACCCAGAGATAAATCCAAACCCTGCGAGCCACTAGTTAGAACCCTGCAAAGGCTCCAGGAGGGGTTGGATG TGTCCTCCGTGAATACCATGAGGTCTCGTTTGGAAATGATTGCCAAACAACAAGG GATGGGTTTTCACATTACTGATGACACATGCTACTTGACAGCAGACTTGTTCTACTTGGAGGTGGTGTTGCTGCCATGTGGTGgggtggaggaggtgaaggtggCCCCACATGGAGGATCTCCTGCT CCCAGTGAGAGCCTTCGACAACTGCTGAG GTTGAAGAATTTTGCTGCCTTCTCCATGAAATTGGCAGGCCTCTTCAGGCAGTACAACATCCCTGGAGACAA taaagtcaaattaaaactgTTTACATCTCTACAATCCCTCTGGAAAGACTTGCAGCTCATGTCACTTTTGCCAAG GGAACCTAAGGACAGTCACGCCCAATTGGACATGATTAACAATGGCCGGATTGGGTGTCTAATGGCTGGAAAACAGG attgTCCTCCGACTATCCAGTTCTATATCAACCCAGCTGATGTAAAGCAAACTTCAGATTCAC CTTTTGCATTTAAAGAGATGGAGGCGGTTGTTCAGACAGCCCAGGTGACTTTGGGTGTCAGCGACGTGAATCACAAGCTTCAGATGGCTTCTGTGATCCCACAGCCTCCACAGCTGGATGCCCAGGG CAACCCTGTGTTCCTGCCATTGAATGAAGTGCCAAATGAGACTCTGCCGGCCTGTTTCCTGCTCAAACTGCAGCCAGCAGTACCAGTGACGGTGTCTTTTGTTAAGAAGCTCAGTGAAATTACAG ATGTGACTATGCTAGATGTTGACCTGCAGTGGGCGCCTTTACCCAAACTTCTGATGAGGGGTTCACTGAGTGCAAACAGCCATGAGGAGACATTACATGACGGGGATCCTATTTTTACAGTG TCTCTCTTCGGGGGTGTAATGCACCGTTATATTTTCCCTGGAGCTGCATGGGATGCACCTGAGCGTAAAGGCACAGCAATGGACAGCATTCCCTTCACCCACCCTGCCCATGTCCCACCTATACTGGAGCTGCTGCGCCAACAGTGTGCTTTTAACATTCTGCTGAGCAGCTGTATTACTCCTCAGCTTGTCAGTTCAG CAGGTCTAGTCTGTAACCTGCACTTTGAAGTCCTTCTGGAGTCTGACACAAGCTTTTCTGTGACCTTCCAGCAGCCTGACACAGACAACCTCGCTGTTT GTAAAGGGAGCTCAAGCATCTCTTCTGACATAAGTTCGAGCACAGATCACACACCAACTAAAGCTCCAAAGAATGTGGCTACCAGCGAAG GTCTAGACTCCAGCACAAGGACTTTGAGCACCCCGAGCCCTGGTCTGATCCTGCCGTCTAagtcctcctctctctcctcacctgcCCTTTCCAGCAACGGCCATGAGACcaactcctcctcttcctcctctgctcccgCCGAGACGGTCGCCGTGGTCCACCCTCAGCCCGGCACCCACACTCGTTCCCGCCAGTCCAAAGCCCACTCACACGCGCCCATTGACCTCCTCCCTGATCACACCCTCCTGCAGATCTTTTCCCATCTCCCCACCAATCAGCTGTGCCGGTGCGCACGCGTATGCCGTCGTTGGTACAACCTGGCATGGGACCCGAGGCTGTGGAGCACCATCCGACTAACGGGAGAGCTGCTCCATGCCGACCGTGCCATCAGGGTCCTGACTCACCGGCTGTGCCAGGACACCCCAAATGTGTGTCTGACTCTAGAGACGGTGGTGGTGAATGGCTGCAAGAGGCTCACTGACCGGGGGCTGCACGTGGTGGCTCAGTGCTGCCCAGAGCTGCGGCGCCTGGAGGTCGCTGGCTGTTATAACATCTCCAATGAGGCTGTGTTTGAAGTGGTGTCCCGCTGCCCCAACCTGGAACACCTGAACCTCTCAG GCTGCTCTAAGGTGACGTGTATCAGCCTTACCCAGGAGGCCTCACTCCAGCTGTCCCCTCTGCACGGCCAGCAGATCTCCATTCACTATCTGGACATGACCGACTGCTTTTCCCTTGAGGATGAGGGCCTGCGAACTATCGCTTACCACTGCCCTCGCCTCACACATCTCTATTTGCGCCGCTGCAccagactgacagatgaagcCCTGCGCCACCTGGCTCTCCACTGCCCCTCGATAAAAGAGCTGAGTCTCAGTGACTGTCGCCTGGTTGGGGACTTTGGCCTCCGTGAAGTGGCCCGACTGGAGGGCTGCCTGCGCTACCTGAGTGTGGCCCACTGCACCCGCATTACAGATGTGGGCATGCGTTATGTGGCTCGCTACTGCCCAAGACTGCGCTACCTGAATGCCAGGGGTTGCGAGGGGCTGACAGATCACGGTCTTGGCCACCTGGCTAGGAGCTGTCCTAAACTCAAGTCTCTGGATGTGGGCAAGTGCCCGCTGGTGTCAGACAGTGGACTGGAGCAGCTGGCTATGTATTGCCAAGGCCTGAGGCGCGTGAGTCTCAGGGCGTGCGAGAGCGTAACAGGCCGAGGACTCAAAGCTCTGGCGGCCAACTGCTGCGAGCTGCAGCTTCTCAACGTGCAGGACTGTGAGGTGTCGCCAGAGGCTCTGCGGTTTGTGAGACGCCACTGCCGGCGCTGCGTCATCGAGCACACAAACCCTGCTTTCTACTGA